From one Streptomyces sp. ICC1 genomic stretch:
- the aroA gene encoding 3-phosphoshikimate 1-carboxyvinyltransferase produces MTPQVSRLRPLTARIPGSKSITTRALLLAAAAKGTSTLWAPLVSHDTLAFKAALGSLGVRVETSPSDQFWDVTGNGRGPVGTAEVWCADAGTAARFLPPFSAAGEGTFTFDGSEQLRARPLGPLMKAMADLGAHLEAPVPGRLPLTVRATGLEGGELRVDSSMSSQFLSGLLMAAPLMRRPVRADLRGSVSRPYLDMTLSLMRRFGADVREPENGVVEVRPGGYRPAAVVIEPDASTASYVFAAAAATEHRVTVMGLCARSLQGDLRFVDALRTMGAQVEVSDAAVTVTGTGRLRGGFTLDMGDISDTFMTLAAIAPLADAPLTIRGVRHARFKESDRIAAVAQNLRACGIRVDETEDSVTVHPGPLRPARIACHRDHRIAMAFSVLGLAAQVPLVLDDPSCVTKTFPGFHQEMARLFPHYAVPERR; encoded by the coding sequence ATGACGCCGCAAGTCTCCCGGCTGCGCCCGTTGACCGCGCGCATCCCCGGCTCCAAGAGCATCACCACCAGGGCCCTGCTCCTGGCGGCGGCGGCGAAGGGCACCAGCACCCTGTGGGCCCCTCTGGTCAGCCATGACACCCTCGCTTTCAAGGCAGCCCTCGGCAGCCTCGGCGTGCGGGTCGAGACCAGTCCCAGCGACCAGTTCTGGGACGTGACCGGCAACGGCCGCGGCCCCGTCGGCACGGCCGAGGTGTGGTGCGCGGACGCCGGCACCGCGGCCCGCTTCCTGCCCCCGTTCAGCGCGGCGGGCGAGGGCACCTTCACCTTCGACGGCTCCGAACAGCTCCGGGCCCGGCCGCTGGGCCCGCTGATGAAGGCCATGGCCGACCTCGGTGCCCATCTGGAGGCCCCCGTCCCGGGTCGCCTCCCGCTGACCGTACGGGCCACCGGTCTGGAGGGCGGTGAGCTGCGGGTGGATTCCTCCATGAGCAGTCAGTTCCTCAGCGGCCTGCTGATGGCCGCCCCTCTGATGCGGCGTCCGGTCCGGGCCGACCTGCGGGGATCCGTCAGCCGCCCCTACCTGGACATGACGCTGTCCCTGATGCGGCGCTTCGGCGCGGACGTCCGGGAACCCGAGAACGGCGTGGTCGAGGTGCGGCCGGGCGGCTACCGGCCCGCCGCCGTCGTCATCGAGCCCGATGCCTCCACCGCCTCGTACGTCTTCGCCGCGGCCGCCGCGACGGAGCACAGGGTGACGGTGATGGGTCTCTGCGCGCGGAGCCTCCAGGGTGATCTGCGGTTCGTGGACGCACTGCGCACGATGGGCGCACAGGTGGAGGTGTCGGATGCCGCCGTCACCGTGACGGGCACCGGTCGGCTGCGCGGCGGTTTCACCCTCGACATGGGTGACATCTCGGACACCTTCATGACCCTCGCGGCCATCGCCCCGCTCGCCGACGCGCCGCTGACCATCCGAGGCGTGCGGCACGCGCGGTTCAAGGAGTCGGACCGCATAGCGGCGGTGGCGCAGAACCTGCGCGCCTGCGGAATCCGGGTGGACGAGACGGAGGACTCGGTCACCGTCCACCCCGGTCCCCTGCGGCCGGCCCGCATCGCCTGCCACCGGGACCACCGGATCGCCATGGCGTTCTCCGTCCTGGGGCTGGCCGCACAGGTTCCGCTGGTACTCGACGACCCGTCCTGCGTGACCAAGACCTTCCCCGGGTTCCACCAGGAGATGGCGCGGCTCTTCCCGCACTACGCGGTGCCGGAGCGCCGCTGA
- a CDS encoding transposase, whose product MPAPLRPASRDMILAELSSRVFTSLPRSDQRRKGLQYLNGLLTIQGRKSIRNIAKLLGGQVSEQNLHHFISDSTWDWVPIRRALADALDAALPTRAWVVRPMTIPKAGQYSVGVGRHFSPALGQTLNAQRAIGVWAASESASVPVNWRLQLPSSWHVDDPRRSQAAIPEGTGAESLHECAVEASRETVRGWGLPVRPVIFDLEEVPEPLLEPLATTRAPFMARVGGDTPLTVTDRVMAGREQSTLTAHQIMAMAVNMRRPVPGRRPLSGVVKGMSLAAAVRVELPSYPRGLPHGQLVLMGMGEYGGRWPAELWLSNSTTVPLEYLARLRQLTDRVAQDSAGVADRVGIRDFTGRSFNGWHRHVTLASIAHAVTVLGDQPQQRPRIAG is encoded by the coding sequence ATGCCGGCTCCGCTCCGTCCCGCTTCCCGGGACATGATCCTCGCCGAGCTGTCCTCCAGGGTCTTCACTTCACTGCCCCGGAGCGATCAGCGCCGCAAAGGCCTGCAGTATCTGAACGGTCTGCTGACCATCCAGGGGCGCAAGTCGATCCGCAACATCGCGAAGCTGCTCGGAGGCCAGGTGTCCGAGCAGAACCTGCACCATTTCATCAGCGACTCCACCTGGGACTGGGTTCCCATCCGCCGGGCGCTGGCCGACGCCCTGGACGCCGCCCTGCCGACCCGGGCGTGGGTGGTGCGGCCCATGACCATCCCCAAGGCCGGGCAGTACTCCGTGGGGGTGGGCCGGCACTTCTCCCCGGCGCTCGGGCAGACGTTGAACGCGCAGCGCGCCATCGGTGTCTGGGCGGCGTCGGAATCCGCGAGCGTGCCGGTCAACTGGCGCTTACAGCTCCCCTCTTCGTGGCACGTGGACGATCCCCGGCGCAGCCAGGCGGCGATACCGGAGGGAACGGGCGCGGAGAGCCTGCACGAATGCGCGGTCGAGGCGTCCCGGGAGACCGTGCGGGGATGGGGGCTGCCGGTGCGGCCCGTCATCTTCGACCTGGAGGAGGTGCCCGAGCCGCTCCTGGAGCCGCTCGCCACCACGCGCGCCCCGTTCATGGCGAGGGTGGGCGGGGACACCCCGCTCACGGTGACGGACCGCGTCATGGCCGGACGGGAGCAGAGCACGCTCACCGCGCACCAGATCATGGCCATGGCCGTGAACATGCGGCGGCCGGTCCCGGGGAGGCGTCCCCTGTCGGGCGTCGTGAAGGGCATGTCCCTCGCCGCCGCCGTCCGCGTCGAACTCCCGTCGTACCCCAGGGGTTTGCCACACGGACAGCTGGTGCTGATGGGAATGGGCGAGTACGGCGGCCGGTGGCCGGCCGAACTGTGGCTGTCCAACTCCACCACGGTCCCCCTGGAGTATCTGGCCAGGCTGAGGCAGCTCACGGACAGGGTGGCCCAGGACTCCGCGGGCGTCGCGGACCGGGTGGGCATCCGGGACTTCACCGGGCGTTCCTTCAACGGCTGGCACCGGCACGTCACGCTCGCCTCGATCGCCCACGCCGTCACCGTGCTCGGCGACCAACCCCAACAAAGACCCCGCATCGCGGGCTAG
- a CDS encoding ScbA/BarX family gamma-butyrolactone biosynthesis protein, which yields MPCTATAALAPPLMFVAGELVHKARPGSVLLTGLRSDGSDGFVVSAHWPAVHGYYATGQTALDPLLLTETVRQCLPLLCHSAYDVPLGHHLLWDTLRYELTPAALVPKDRSGGLELRVTCLESTRRGGRASALTLLISVVQGGQLLAECTTRLTVQAPAVYQRLRAGRGAPDAVTALPAAPTAPIEPSALGRARLRDVVLSPVVGLGRWRLRVDTKDPLFFDHPLDHVPGLLLLEASRQAALTLPSERPLSVTALESSFFRYVELDAPCWIEARPTDSDGHRRAVVTMWQNGGVCFSATVLLARKPGPGPADPVGTGGEVIPFPR from the coding sequence ATGCCATGCACCGCCACAGCCGCCCTCGCTCCGCCCCTCATGTTCGTTGCGGGGGAGCTCGTCCACAAGGCCCGCCCCGGCTCAGTGCTCCTGACCGGTCTGCGGTCCGACGGGAGCGACGGGTTCGTCGTCTCCGCCCACTGGCCCGCGGTGCACGGCTACTACGCCACCGGGCAGACCGCGCTCGACCCGCTCCTGCTCACCGAGACGGTGCGCCAGTGCTTACCCCTGCTGTGCCACAGCGCGTATGACGTCCCCCTGGGGCACCACCTGCTCTGGGACACCCTCAGATACGAACTGACTCCCGCGGCCCTGGTCCCGAAGGACCGCAGCGGAGGGCTCGAACTCCGCGTCACCTGCCTGGAGTCGACCCGTCGCGGCGGGCGGGCGTCCGCGCTGACCCTGCTCATATCCGTGGTGCAGGGCGGGCAGTTGCTCGCCGAGTGCACCACCCGCCTGACCGTGCAGGCGCCGGCCGTCTACCAGCGGCTGCGGGCGGGGCGCGGCGCCCCCGATGCCGTCACCGCCCTGCCGGCCGCACCCACCGCCCCCATCGAGCCGTCCGCCCTGGGGCGCGCCCGGCTCCGCGACGTCGTCCTCAGCCCTGTGGTGGGGCTCGGTCGGTGGAGGTTGCGGGTGGACACCAAGGATCCCCTCTTCTTCGACCACCCGCTCGATCACGTGCCGGGCCTGCTCCTCCTGGAGGCGTCCCGCCAGGCCGCGTTGACGCTTCCCTCCGAGCGCCCGCTGTCCGTGACGGCCTTGGAGTCCTCCTTCTTCCGCTACGTCGAACTCGACGCTCCGTGCTGGATCGAGGCGCGGCCGACCGACTCGGACGGCCACCGGCGTGCGGTGGTCACGATGTGGCAGAACGGTGGCGTGTGCTTCTCCGCGACGGTGCTGCTCGCCCGGAAGCCGGGCCCCGGTCCCGCCGACCCGGTGGGTACCGGTGGCGAGGTCATCCCGTTCCCGCGGTGA
- a CDS encoding ScbR family autoregulator-binding transcription factor, protein MERPMQDRALRTRELLLRAAAEEFDASGYAGTGLNKIAKRAGLTVGALYFHFESKEGIAKAVMQSQPQSIEPSLDTQGLQRIVDITRVWSHQLLQDPLLRAGVRLSVEQGSFGVHDITPYLQWRDIMAQCLCDARDRGELLPGIDPMWVAEFVVSACTGVQLYAQLVNGRKDLPERTVEMWRLLLPGIATPGTLPRIDLSLRRGDESHPATPSTVTPSTVTPDTAPPDTAGAESEAGDRNR, encoded by the coding sequence ATGGAACGTCCGATGCAGGATCGCGCGCTGCGCACACGCGAGCTGCTCCTACGAGCGGCGGCAGAGGAGTTCGACGCGTCCGGGTACGCCGGCACGGGGCTCAACAAGATCGCGAAGCGCGCCGGGCTGACCGTGGGAGCGCTGTACTTCCACTTCGAGTCGAAGGAAGGCATTGCCAAGGCGGTCATGCAGTCGCAGCCCCAGAGCATCGAGCCGAGTCTCGACACTCAGGGGCTGCAGCGCATCGTGGACATCACACGGGTGTGGTCGCACCAGCTCCTGCAGGACCCGCTGCTGCGCGCCGGCGTGCGTCTCTCCGTGGAACAGGGCAGCTTCGGCGTCCACGACATCACGCCCTATCTGCAGTGGCGGGACATCATGGCGCAGTGTCTCTGTGACGCGCGGGACCGCGGGGAGCTGCTGCCCGGAATCGACCCGATGTGGGTGGCCGAGTTCGTCGTCAGCGCGTGTACCGGCGTGCAGTTGTACGCGCAGCTGGTGAACGGGCGCAAGGACCTGCCGGAGCGCACGGTGGAGATGTGGCGGCTGCTGCTCCCGGGGATCGCCACGCCCGGGACCCTGCCCCGTATCGATCTCTCCCTGCGGCGCGGCGACGAGTCCCACCCGGCGACGCCGTCCACCGTGACGCCGTCCACCGTGACACCCGACACCGCGCCGCCCGACACCGCCGGCGCGGAGTCAGAGGCCGGCGACCGGAACCGGTAG
- the tkt gene encoding transketolase, giving the protein MQSPPQTAPDQPAQRPDDWSALDQRAVDTARALAMDAVQHAGHGHPGTAMSLAPAAYVLFQKVMRHDPADPGWEGRDRFVLSAGHASLLLYVQLMLAGYPLSLDDLKAFRRRGSLTPGHPERGHTPGVETTTGPLGQGVANAVGMAMAARYERGLYDPGAPAGSSAFDHTVWVIAGDGDLQEGVCAEASSLAGHQKLGNLVVLYDDNHISIEGDTSTAFSEDVAQRYASYGWHVQRVEPKPDGDLDPRALQKAFLAAKEERGRPSLIAARSVIAWPAPRAQGTAAAHGAALGAEEVAATKEVLGLDPGLSFHVPREVLAHTRTALDRGRAAHAAWAGKLARWREAHPGRAAEHERITQGQPPTGWENKLPVFEPGSTMATRKASGTVLAALGPLLPELWGGSADLAGSNNTTIDSTSSFLPVGNALPQADPYGRTVHFGIREHAMASVMNGVALHGATRIYGGTFLVFSDYMRPAVRLAALMRLPVTHVWTHDSIGLGEDGPTHQPVEQLASLRAIPGLNVVRPADANETAAAWAEILRRHSADPAPHGLVLSRQDLPVYPPNELVSRGGYVFREAEGGAPQALIVATGSEVSLAVAAQELLRERGIATRVVSMPCLEWFMEQDRSYRDQVLPPAVRARVTVEAGIGMGWDRIAGEAGRVVSLERFGASADGALLFREFGFTPEAIAAEVETVMDRAARR; this is encoded by the coding sequence ATGCAGTCACCACCGCAGACCGCACCGGATCAGCCGGCGCAGCGCCCCGACGACTGGAGCGCGCTCGACCAGCGGGCCGTCGACACCGCCCGCGCCCTGGCCATGGACGCGGTGCAGCACGCCGGGCACGGACATCCCGGAACCGCGATGAGCCTCGCCCCGGCCGCGTACGTCCTCTTCCAGAAGGTCATGCGGCACGACCCCGCCGACCCCGGCTGGGAGGGGCGGGACCGTTTCGTGCTCTCGGCCGGTCACGCCAGCCTGCTGCTGTACGTCCAGCTGATGCTGGCGGGCTACCCGCTGAGCCTGGACGACCTGAAGGCGTTCCGCCGACGGGGCAGCCTCACCCCCGGACACCCGGAGCGCGGCCACACCCCCGGTGTGGAGACCACCACCGGGCCGCTGGGGCAGGGCGTCGCCAACGCGGTGGGCATGGCCATGGCGGCCCGCTACGAGCGGGGGCTCTACGACCCGGGGGCCCCCGCCGGCTCCTCCGCCTTCGACCACACGGTCTGGGTCATCGCGGGCGACGGCGACCTGCAGGAAGGCGTGTGCGCCGAGGCGTCGTCGCTGGCCGGACACCAGAAGCTCGGCAACCTGGTCGTGCTCTACGACGACAACCACATCTCGATCGAAGGGGACACGAGCACCGCCTTCTCCGAGGACGTCGCGCAGCGGTACGCCTCCTACGGCTGGCACGTGCAGCGGGTGGAGCCGAAGCCCGACGGCGACCTGGACCCCCGTGCCCTGCAGAAGGCGTTCCTCGCGGCCAAGGAGGAACGGGGGCGGCCCTCGCTGATCGCCGCGCGCTCGGTCATCGCCTGGCCCGCCCCGCGCGCGCAGGGCACCGCCGCCGCACACGGTGCCGCGCTGGGCGCGGAGGAGGTCGCCGCCACCAAGGAGGTCCTCGGACTCGACCCGGGCCTCTCGTTCCACGTACCGCGGGAGGTGCTCGCGCACACCCGGACGGCCCTCGACCGCGGCCGTGCCGCACACGCCGCCTGGGCCGGGAAGCTGGCGCGGTGGCGCGAGGCCCACCCCGGTCGGGCCGCGGAGCACGAGCGGATCACCCAAGGGCAGCCGCCGACCGGGTGGGAGAACAAGCTCCCCGTCTTCGAGCCCGGCAGCACCATGGCCACCCGCAAGGCCTCAGGCACCGTACTCGCCGCGCTGGGACCGCTGTTGCCCGAGCTGTGGGGAGGCTCCGCCGACCTCGCGGGGTCCAACAACACCACGATCGACAGCACTTCCTCCTTCCTGCCCGTGGGCAACGCCCTGCCGCAGGCGGATCCGTACGGCCGTACGGTGCACTTCGGGATCAGGGAACACGCCATGGCCTCCGTGATGAACGGCGTGGCGCTGCACGGCGCGACCCGCATCTACGGAGGCACCTTCCTGGTCTTCTCCGACTACATGCGCCCCGCGGTGCGGCTCGCCGCGCTGATGCGGCTCCCGGTCACCCACGTGTGGACCCACGATTCGATCGGGCTCGGCGAAGACGGCCCCACCCACCAGCCGGTCGAGCAGCTCGCCTCCCTGCGCGCGATTCCCGGCCTGAACGTCGTACGCCCCGCGGACGCGAACGAGACGGCGGCGGCCTGGGCGGAGATCCTGCGCCGGCACAGCGCGGACCCGGCCCCGCACGGACTCGTGCTGTCCCGGCAGGATCTGCCCGTCTACCCGCCCAACGAACTCGTCTCCCGCGGTGGTTACGTCTTCCGCGAGGCCGAGGGCGGCGCTCCGCAAGCCCTGATCGTGGCCACCGGTTCCGAGGTGTCCCTCGCGGTCGCGGCACAAGAGCTGCTGCGGGAGCGCGGCATCGCGACCCGCGTGGTGTCGATGCCCTGCCTGGAATGGTTCATGGAGCAGGACCGCTCCTACCGGGACCAGGTGCTGCCCCCCGCCGTGCGGGCGCGGGTGACGGTCGAGGCCGGGATCGGCATGGGCTGGGACCGCATCGCGGGCGAGGCGGGGCGCGTGGTGTCCCTGGAGCGGTTCGGGGCCTCGGCCGACGGCGCGCTGCTCTTCCGCGAGTTCGGCTTCACCCCCGAGGCGATCGCCGCCGAGGTGGAGACCGTCATGGACAGGGCGGCCCGCCGATGA
- a CDS encoding transposase has protein sequence MSARVAAVLSAPLSAPLSAPLSAPLSAPERAQRGRPEGLTAYGERVFGYLPRSDQRRWADAYLRGLLDTPGRKTVRRMARMLALPESAPQALRQFISASPWEWEPARVELARIAMDLLPDAVWTAKPVLLRKRGSHSVGLRPGVLPGTGRRVNCQVGIGLFLSGGRCSIPVAWRLLLDDAWCDDPERRRRARIPDEVTPRPAWALVLEMVEQFAAAGVAESVPLVLGRDFAPVAQQVAAQLTRSGRDFVLEVAPGQPLIPVSPRGAGPSPAAVSVSGAAAFVAAHCRRTMSEPPGRAQMFSTAVRLLPPRPTVPAANQPQRLVAEVAAVPKRPSRFWVTSLRDARTTTVRGIAHRTALTDVAVWDVQTELGLLDFEGRSFPGWHHHMTLASATYLYRQLGFAGAPQRWPAGA, from the coding sequence ATGTCTGCACGCGTCGCGGCGGTCCTCAGCGCACCGCTCAGCGCACCGCTCAGCGCACCGCTCAGCGCACCGCTCAGCGCACCGGAGCGCGCGCAGCGAGGGCGACCGGAGGGCCTGACCGCCTACGGGGAGCGGGTCTTCGGGTATCTGCCCCGCAGCGACCAGCGCCGCTGGGCGGACGCCTATCTGCGAGGGCTGCTGGACACGCCGGGGCGCAAGACGGTGCGGCGGATGGCCCGGATGCTGGCCCTGCCCGAGAGCGCGCCGCAGGCTCTGCGGCAGTTCATCTCCGCCAGCCCCTGGGAATGGGAGCCCGCGCGGGTGGAGCTGGCCCGGATCGCCATGGACCTGCTGCCCGATGCCGTGTGGACGGCCAAGCCCGTGCTGCTGCGCAAGCGGGGAAGCCATTCGGTGGGTCTTCGTCCGGGCGTCCTGCCGGGGACCGGCCGCCGGGTGAACTGTCAGGTCGGCATCGGCCTGTTCCTCTCCGGCGGCCGGTGCAGCATCCCGGTCGCCTGGCGTCTCCTTCTCGACGACGCCTGGTGCGACGACCCCGAACGGCGCCGTCGGGCGCGGATTCCGGACGAGGTGACGCCCAGGCCCGCCTGGGCCCTCGTACTGGAGATGGTCGAGCAGTTCGCCGCCGCGGGTGTGGCCGAGTCCGTGCCCCTGGTGCTCGGCCGTGACTTCGCCCCGGTTGCCCAGCAGGTGGCCGCGCAACTCACGAGGAGCGGCCGGGACTTCGTCCTCGAGGTGGCGCCCGGACAGCCGCTCATCCCGGTCTCGCCCCGCGGGGCCGGCCCGTCCCCGGCCGCTGTCTCCGTCAGTGGCGCGGCGGCCTTCGTGGCGGCCCACTGCCGGCGGACGATGTCCGAGCCGCCCGGCCGGGCGCAGATGTTCTCGACCGCGGTGCGCCTCCTTCCGCCCCGTCCCACGGTGCCGGCCGCCAACCAGCCCCAACGGCTCGTGGCGGAGGTCGCCGCCGTCCCGAAGCGGCCCTCCCGGTTCTGGGTCACGTCGCTCCGCGACGCACGGACCACCACCGTGCGGGGGATCGCGCACCGCACCGCCCTGACCGACGTGGCGGTCTGGGACGTCCAGACCGAGCTCGGGCTCCTGGACTTCGAGGGCCGTTCCTTCCCCGGCTGGCACCACCACATGACGCTGGCCTCCGCCACCTACCTCTATCGCCAACTGGGGTTCGCGGGCGCGCCGCAGAGGTGGCCCGCCGGTGCATGA
- a CDS encoding TetR/AcrR family transcriptional regulator yields MAPHGEGRRPAKQQERSLLTRGALLDAAAREIDKYGYGGMAMHRIANEVGVTTGALTFHFPTKDRLLAELMEVGFARIQERVGEVAQRPAAPLHRARSLLLALLELLHRDVLARAAVRLSGEVPEAGDWSESWFQQAREMFRSAGERGQLREGVTPEAVTDMALRLITGTEVCARGNDARSEGSEAARALFAHLCDLLLYGISAIRPPGAG; encoded by the coding sequence TTGGCGCCACACGGAGAAGGAAGGAGGCCGGCGAAACAGCAGGAGAGGTCCCTGCTGACGCGCGGCGCTCTCCTGGATGCCGCCGCACGGGAGATCGACAAGTACGGCTACGGCGGCATGGCCATGCATCGCATCGCAAACGAGGTCGGCGTCACGACGGGCGCGCTGACCTTTCACTTCCCCACGAAGGACCGGCTCCTCGCCGAGCTGATGGAGGTCGGGTTCGCCCGGATCCAGGAGCGGGTGGGCGAGGTGGCCCAACGCCCGGCGGCCCCGCTGCACAGGGCCCGTTCGCTCCTCCTCGCCCTGCTCGAACTGTTGCACCGCGACGTCTTGGCGCGCGCGGCCGTACGGCTCTCCGGAGAGGTCCCGGAAGCCGGAGACTGGTCGGAGTCCTGGTTCCAGCAGGCGCGCGAGATGTTCCGGAGCGCGGGAGAAAGAGGGCAGTTGAGGGAGGGCGTCACGCCGGAGGCGGTGACGGACATGGCCCTGCGCCTGATCACCGGGACGGAGGTGTGCGCCCGCGGCAACGACGCGCGGTCCGAGGGATCCGAGGCCGCCAGGGCCCTGTTCGCCCACCTCTGCGACCTGCTCCTGTACGGCATCTCGGCCATCCGCCCGCCCGGGGCGGGTTAG
- the aroC gene encoding chorismate synthase: MSRLRWLTAGESHGPALVATLEGLPAGVPITTRMVVDELTRRRLGHGRGARMKFEQDEVTFLGGVRHGLTLGSPVAVMVGNTEWPKWRQVMAADPVDPAELAGLARNAALTRPRPGHADLAGMQKYGFDEARPVLERASARETAARVALGAVARSYLKETAGIEIVSHVVELGAAKAPYGLVPAPDDVERLDADPVRCLDGDASRAMVAEIDRAQRDGDTLGGVVEVVAHGVPVGLGSHVHWDRRLDARLAGALMGIQAIKGVEVGDGFGLARVPGSRAHDEIVPTADGIRRSSGRSGGTEGGLSTGELLRVRAAMKPIATVPHALATVDVSTGEAAVAHHQRSDVCAVPAAGIVAEAMVALVLADAVAEKFGGDSTAETRRNVHGFLGNLEIA, encoded by the coding sequence ATGAGCAGACTGCGCTGGCTCACCGCGGGGGAGTCGCACGGCCCCGCACTCGTCGCGACGTTGGAGGGCCTGCCCGCCGGCGTGCCGATCACCACGCGGATGGTGGTGGACGAGCTGACGCGGCGGCGCCTCGGCCACGGGCGCGGCGCGCGGATGAAGTTCGAGCAGGACGAAGTGACCTTCCTCGGCGGTGTGCGGCACGGGCTCACGCTGGGTTCCCCGGTCGCGGTCATGGTGGGGAACACCGAGTGGCCGAAGTGGCGGCAGGTGATGGCGGCCGACCCGGTCGACCCCGCGGAACTGGCGGGCCTGGCCCGCAACGCCGCGCTGACCCGTCCGCGTCCGGGCCACGCCGACCTCGCGGGGATGCAGAAGTACGGCTTCGACGAGGCGCGCCCCGTGCTGGAGCGCGCCAGCGCGCGGGAGACCGCGGCGAGGGTGGCGCTCGGAGCGGTGGCCCGGTCGTACCTGAAGGAGACGGCGGGGATCGAGATCGTCAGCCATGTGGTGGAGCTGGGAGCCGCGAAGGCCCCGTACGGGCTGGTGCCCGCGCCGGACGACGTGGAGCGGCTCGACGCGGACCCGGTGCGCTGCCTGGACGGGGACGCGAGCAGGGCGATGGTCGCCGAGATCGACCGGGCCCAGAGGGACGGAGACACCCTGGGCGGCGTCGTCGAGGTCGTCGCCCACGGTGTGCCGGTCGGCCTCGGCTCGCACGTGCACTGGGACCGCAGGCTGGACGCGCGGCTGGCCGGTGCGCTGATGGGCATCCAGGCGATCAAGGGGGTCGAGGTGGGCGACGGCTTCGGCCTGGCGCGCGTACCGGGCTCGCGGGCCCACGACGAGATCGTGCCGACGGCCGACGGCATCCGGCGCTCCTCCGGCCGGTCCGGCGGCACCGAGGGCGGACTGTCCACCGGTGAACTCCTGCGCGTACGGGCCGCGATGAAGCCGATCGCGACGGTTCCGCACGCTCTGGCCACCGTGGACGTCAGCACCGGGGAGGCGGCCGTCGCCCACCACCAGCGCTCGGACGTGTGCGCCGTGCCCGCCGCCGGGATCGTGGCGGAGGCGATGGTGGCGCTGGTCCTCGCCGACGCGGTGGCGGAGAAGTTCGGCGGCGACAGCACGGCCGAGACCCGCCGCAACGTGCACGGGTTCCTGGGCAACTTGGAGATCGCATGA
- a CDS encoding glucose 1-dehydrogenase: MTRDTGLLRDRIVMITGASSGIGAAAGRVFAAEGATVVLMARREERLRELAAEIAAAGGRAVVAAADVTREDEVERAVAETVSRFGRLDGAFNNAGYATSGSLLHETDTAVFEQIMAVNVRGVWNCMRHQIPAMLGSGRPAAIVNTSSVAGVLATGASSAYVAAKHAVLGLTRAAAAEYGLRGIRVNALVVGSTRTEMMDQVLKENPSLEEDFVGRSVQKRMAAPDEIARAAAWLCSDQASFVTGVAMPVDGGWTAA, translated from the coding sequence ATGACGAGAGACACAGGCTTGCTGCGGGACCGGATCGTGATGATCACGGGGGCGTCCAGCGGAATCGGGGCGGCGGCCGGGCGCGTGTTCGCCGCCGAGGGGGCGACCGTGGTGCTCATGGCACGGCGCGAGGAGCGGCTGCGCGAGCTGGCCGCCGAGATAGCCGCGGCCGGGGGGCGCGCGGTGGTGGCGGCGGCGGATGTGACCCGGGAGGACGAGGTCGAACGGGCCGTCGCCGAAACGGTGTCCCGGTTCGGCCGGCTGGACGGGGCCTTCAACAACGCCGGTTACGCGACGTCCGGCAGCTTGTTGCACGAGACGGACACCGCGGTCTTCGAGCAGATCATGGCCGTGAACGTCCGGGGCGTGTGGAACTGCATGCGCCACCAGATCCCCGCCATGCTCGGCTCCGGCCGCCCGGCGGCGATCGTGAACACCTCCAGCGTGGCAGGGGTGTTGGCTACCGGAGCGTCCTCCGCCTATGTGGCGGCCAAGCACGCGGTCCTCGGGCTGACGCGGGCGGCCGCGGCCGAGTACGGCCTGCGCGGGATCCGGGTGAACGCCCTGGTGGTGGGCAGCACCCGCACCGAGATGATGGACCAGGTGCTCAAGGAGAACCCCTCGCTGGAGGAGGATTTCGTCGGGCGCTCGGTCCAGAAGCGGATGGCCGCACCGGATGAGATCGCGCGTGCCGCCGCCTGGCTGTGCAGCGATCAGGCCTCTTTCGTCACGGGCGTCGCGATGCCGGTCGACGGTGGCTGGACCGCCGCCTGA